Proteins from a genomic interval of Papaver somniferum cultivar HN1 chromosome 4, ASM357369v1, whole genome shotgun sequence:
- the LOC113275513 gene encoding uncharacterized protein LOC113275513, translating into MVTSPKNSVFTVNILAKTCSCLQWQLRGFPCMHAVSALHSIRPQWRKYCSDYYSVENYKATYAPTFAPLDDKSEWVQPNMNKKILNPPHSRKPGRPKSKRVRSYDEPRVEKTKRRCGKCGNVTNHNKRTCAGGEVGSNPTAKRQRTECDAQSFTFSNIEPSQTTGVRGAAKSNKKKRTASFVGECFTGPGSQPLATPSSTPASTTPMSLPSIAPSSTPPSTINNLYQNFFGIGSVSQNIKQGKGRGNGKAKKK; encoded by the exons ATGGTGACTAGTCCAAAGAATTCTGTGTTCACAGTGAACATACTTGCCAAGACTTGCTCTTGTTTGCAGTGGCAGTTGAGGGGGTTCCCCTGTATGCATGCAGTGAGTGCATTGCATAGCATAAGGCCACAATGGAGAaa GTACTGCAGTGATTACTATTCAGTGGAGAACTATAAGGCCACATATGCACCAACTTTTGCACCACTAGATGATAAAAGTGAATGGGTCCAG CCAAACATGAACAAGAAGATCTTGAACCCTCCTCACAGTAGGAAACCAGGAAGACCCAAGAGCAAGAGGGTAAGAAGTTATGATGAACCTCGTGTtgagaagacaaaaaggaggtgtGGGAAATGTGGAAATGTTACTAACCACAACAAAAGAACATGTGCTGGTGGTGAAGTGGGATCTAATCCAACTGCAAAGAGGCAAAGGACTGAATGTGATGCACAAAGCTTCACCTTCAGCAACATAGAGCCAAGTCAGACCACCGGAGTTAGGGGTGCAGCTAAgtcaaacaagaagaagagaacggCATCATTTGTTGGTGAATGTTTTACAGGGCCTGGCAGTCAGCCTTTGGCAACACCATCTTCTACTCCAGCTTCCACAACACCTATGAGTCTGCCATCTATAGCACCATCTTCTACTCCACCCTCTACAATAAATAACCTTTATCAGAACTTCTTTGGCATTGGATCTGTATCTCAGAATATAAAACAAGGAAAGGGAAGGGGAAATGGAAAGGCTAAgaagaaatga
- the LOC113272524 gene encoding uncharacterized protein LOC113272524, protein MDDFDDDFGQDMKGEHDVDLFPEEEVFTPVDPSKMEVKTRFANKEAFKKHLRGYCVLNKCQYILDRSAPSRIKAECRFKTEHDCPWFVYASKKEGEKTFVLRKVNLEHKCEGDPQNRNRSADPHFVKDFVLDQMKNKPKKVVPDPYKIKEDFLAEKRVNIPYQCAWKARNLVLESLYGNYKESYNEVPAFCKMFTKCNDGSVAKFTFDTVNNTFESMTLSFEPAMRGWRKACRGVIGLDACHITGEYGGVLMSATALDGQNGLVMLGIMVCRAETKENWIIFLKHLKDAILAHPVKVAFISDRQKGLLEAVGIVFPGHHHRYCWRHLYKNFKKDYKGLELYSSLWNAAKAYKEKHFQEHFDNIVKQSAAAGAYLRGLNLHHG, encoded by the exons ATGGATgactttgatgatgattttggtcaGGACATGAAGGGTGAGCATGATGTAGATCTTTTccctgaagaagaagtttttactCCAGTAGATCCTAGCAAAATGGAGGTAAAAACTAGATTTGCAAATAAGGAAGCATTTAAGAAACATCTCAGGGGTTATTGTGTTCTTAATAAGTGTCAATATATTTTGGATAGAAGTGCTCCCTCTAGAATTAAGGCTGAGTGTAGGTTTAAAACAGAACATGATTGTCCTTGGTTTGTGTATGCTAGCAAGAAAGAGGGTGAGAAGACTTTTGTTCTTAGGAAAGTGAATTTGGAACATAAGTGTGAAGGGGATCCCCAAAATAGGAATAGATCTGCTGATCCTCATTTTGTAAAGGATTTTGTTCTTGATCAGATGAAGAATAAGCCTAAAAAAGTTGTTCCAGACCCTTATAAAATCAAGGAAGACTTCTTAGCTGAAAAGAGAGTAAATATACCATATCAGTGTGCATGGAAGGCTAGGAATCTAGTTTTAGAGTCATTATATGGGAACTATAAAGAAAGTTACAATGAAGTACCAGCATTCTGCAAGATGTTTACAAAATGCAATGATGGGTCTGTTGCTAAGTTCACTTTTGACACAGTGAATAACACCTTTGAAAGCATGACACTCTCATTTGAACCTGCAATGAGGGGTTGGCGAAAAGCATGCAGGGGAGTTATAGGGCTTGATGCCTGCCATATAACAGGGGAATATGGGGGAGTATTGATGTCTGCAACTGCACTTGATGGACAGAATGGGTTAGTAATGTTAGGAATTATGGTATGCAGAGCTGAAACAAAGGAAaattggatcatttttttgaagcatttgaagGATGCAATATTAGCACATCCAGTGAAAGTGGCTTTCATTTCAGATAGGCAAAAAGGTTTATTGGAAGCTGTTGGTATAGTGTTCCCTGGCCATCACCACAGATACTGTTGGAG ACATTTATACAAAAATTTCAAGAAGGATTACAAGGGTCTTGAATTATACAGTTCTTTATGGAATGCAGCAAAAGCATACAAAGAAAAGCATTTTCAG GAACATTTTGACAATATTGTGAAACAGAGTGCTGCAGCTGGTGCTTATCTCA GAGGACTGAATCTGCATCATGGGTAG
- the LOC113275514 gene encoding probable serine/threonine-protein kinase PBL7, with product MVCSQETTSNAKKPTSSSTSTVINETEYHVLDFEVVNLLQKMVWELGLGCVLPGSKKIQRQKSDKKMIDGTSNKQVKKNNNEEISEHNKAWLLAESSSGVNVSAEFITPSASAAANANAADSYTAHSSFRFSFGSQREFDSICFNHSSSTSSSAGGTTILMVNLDTGSKNIQYNTNDLLKWRRLESLEKSISPVADTLIRFSYSEIRSATQNFRKGRVLGRGALSYVFRGKVGFRRTSVAIKRLDKEDSEAPKAFCRELLIASSLENRYIVPLLGFCIDADEGLFLVYKYVSGGSLEYHLHEKKRGIRGSASLPWSSRFKIAMGIAEAVTYLHNGTDKCVVHRDIKPSNILLTSNKTPKLCDFGLATWTTAPSVPFLCKTVKGTFGYLAPEYFQHGKVSGKTDVYAFGVVLLELITGRKPIEAKRAPGDENLVVWAKPLLQQGGEAIKELVDPKLRLRPRHLRQMTRMVEAAAACITSEESSRQNIDEIIAVLRGDENFHNSNKSKTPDLSAFVSDYHSQHQLQTKSDMTNHLALAMLGVADLEDYDHLYCR from the exons ATGGTTTGCTCTCAAGAAACTACTAGTAATGCCAAAAAACCCACTTCTTCTAGTACTTCAACAGTGATCAACGAAACAGAATACCATGTTTTAGATTTTGAAGTTGTAAATCTTTTACAGAAAATGGTCTGGGAATTGGGTTTGGGTTGTGTACTACCAGGTAGTAAAAAAATACAGAGACAAAAAAGTGACAAGAAGATGATAGATGGTACTAGTAATAAGCAAGTAAAGAAGAATAATAATGAAGAAATATCTGAACATAATAAAGCTTGGTTATTAGCTGAATCATCAAGTGGTGTTAATGTCAGTGCTGAATTCATTACACcttctgcttctgctgctgctaatGCTAATGCTGCTGATTCTTATACTGCACATTCTTCATTTAGATTCAGTTTTGGTTCGCAAAGGGAATTTGATTCAATTTGTTTCAACCAttcttcatctacttcttcttCAGCAGGTGGTACTACTATCTTAATGGTGAATTTAGATACTGGGTCTAAAAACATCCAATACAATACAAATGACTTGTTGAAATGGAGAAGATTGGAGtctctagagaaaagtatatcaccAGTTGCTGATACATTGATAAGATTCAGTTACTCTGAAATCAGATCTGCCACACAGAATTTTCGAAAAG GGAGAGTATTGGGAAGAGGTGCATTGAGTTATGTATTCAGAGGGAAAGTTGGTTTTAGAAGAACTTCAGTTGCAATAAAAAGATTAGACAAAGAGGATAGTGAAGCACCAAAGGCATTCTGTAGAGAATTATTGATTGCAAGTTCATTGGAGAACAGGTATATTGTTCCACTTTTGGGGTTCTGTATTGATGCAGATGAGGGTCTATTTCTTGTCTATAAGTATGTTTCTGGTGGAAGTTTAGAATACCATCTTCATGAGAAGAAGAGAGGGATAAGGGGTTCAGCATCTCTTCCATGGTCTAGTAGATTTAAGATTGCAATGGGAATTGCTGAGGCTGTAACATATCTGCACAATGGAACTGATAAATGTGTGGTTCATAGAGATATTAAACCTTCTAACATCCTCCTTACTTCCAACAAAACACCCAAG CTTTGTGATTTTGGATTGGCGACATGGACTACTGCGCCATCAGTTCCTTTCCTGTGTAAAACTGTGAAAGGAACCTTTGG GTATTTGGCCCCTGAATATTTTCAACACGGGAAAGTGTCCGGTAAAACGGATGTGTATGCATTTGGTGTGGTACTGTTGGAGCTAATAACAGGCCGGAAACCGATCGAGGCAAAAAGAGCTCCCGGAGATGAGAATTTAGTCGTGTGG GCGAAGCCACTCTTACAGCAAGGAGGTGAAGCTATCAAAGAGTTGGTTGATCCAAAGCTAAGGCTTCGTCCACGCCATTTAAGACAAATGACACGAATGGTTGAAGCTGCAGCCGCTTGTATAACCAGTGAAGAATCTAGTAGACAAAACATCGACGAGATCATCGCTGTATTACGAGGAGATGAGAACTTCCATAACTCAAACAAGAGTAAAACTCCTGATCTTTCTGCTTTTGTTTCTGATTATCACTCTCAACACCAATTACAAACTAAGAGTGACATGACAAACCACTTAGCTTTAGCAATGTTAGGTGTTGCTGATCTTGAAGACTATGATCACCTATATTGCCGTTGA
- the LOC113275515 gene encoding polcalcin Syr v 3-like, with protein MGDQAEIDRIFNKFDINGDGKISSSELGEALKTLGSASADEIQRMMAEIDTDGDGFISKDEFAAFYRANGGLMKDIAKIF; from the coding sequence ATGGGAGACCAGGCTGAGATTGACAGAATCTTCAACAAATTTGACATCAATGGTGATGGTAAGATATCATCCTCTGAGCTAGGTGAAGCTTTGAAAACCTTAGGATCAGCTTCAGCAGACGAGATTCAGCGAATGATGGCTGAGATCGATACAGACGGTGACGGATTCATCTCTAAAGATGAATTTGCCGCATTTTATCGTGCCAATGGTGGTTTAATGAAAGACATTGCAAAGATCTTCTAA